In the genome of Carassius carassius chromosome 47, fCarCar2.1, whole genome shotgun sequence, one region contains:
- the LOC132130329 gene encoding uncharacterized protein LOC132130329 — MCSEGTKHFFDVWHIGKSVQKALDAAAKERDCEDLKLWRPAIINHLYWTAASTPTGDPDEMQAKWQSMINHVQDIHEHSSPAFTSCAHPPLEGEARNKEWLEPGSPAATKLESVAARKALVKDIRQLSPQHQTFSLEAYHSLILHFAPKHTGFSFLGMYSRLLLAALHFNSNGNRDVARTSEGEVRYAVRYPQFRKGGWVVHPTKEKPSYGYATNLMVSLVEEYCKSPQALQESSAVLSSAASPPLTSSVQKVAKDEAVSLHLARHSRFNM, encoded by the exons ATGTGTTCAGAAGGAACAAAGCATTTCTTTGACGTCTGGCATATTGGGAAAA GTGTACAGAAAGCACTGGATGCTGCTGCAAAAGAGAGGGACTGTGAGGATCTGAAGCTGTGGAGGCCTGCCATTATCAACCATCTCTACTGGACCGCAGCTTCCACCCCTACAGGAGATCCAGATGAGATGCAGGCAAAATGGCAGAGTATGATAAATCATGTACAGGACATACATGAACACAGCTCTCCAGCATTTACCAGCTGCGCACATCCACCGTTGGAAGGAGAGGCAAGAAACAAGGAGTGGCTGGAACCAG gatcaccagcagccactaaactggagagtgtagctGCCAGGAAAGCACTGGTAAAGGATATTCGACAATTGTCACCTCAGCATCAGACATTCTCCCTGGAGGCCTACCATTCCCTTATTCTGCACTTTGCTCCCAAACACACtggcttttcttttcttgggatgtacagcag ACTTCTCTTGGCAGCCCTACATTTCAATAGTAATGGCAACAGAGATGTAGCGCGAACTAGTGAGGGTGAGGTACGCTACGCTGTTCGCTACCCACAGTTTCGGAAAGGTGGCTGGGTAGTCCACCCCACCAAGGAGAAACCATCTTACG GATACGCAACAAATCTTATGGTCTCTCTGGTAGAGGAATACTGCAAGTCACCACAGGCCCTACAAGAAAGCAGTGCCGTCTTGTCCTCTGCTGCATCGCCCCCCCTCACCTCTTCCGTCCAGAAGGTTGCCAAGGATGAGGCAGTCAGCCTCCATCTCGCACGACACTCACgttttaacatgtaa
- the LOC132130613 gene encoding uncharacterized protein LOC132130613 produces MDPEPEVVHRGSQCNIRCLHRSLGVQVKPQMVDVGTQTERFEHRRSTPLASPEKSDDEWSFSDIVNHSGDMSWSPGEEMLRESSEEEPEELESLSDPNAVDKFIVCQRQLLSLFTVCPTCCGETQGHIMHPEGTFIKVKQACGTCGYERYWQNQEKVHRNMPACNLLLSGAIHFSGCMATQTIRMLKLFGLQCISPGTFFRHQRYYTIPTIM; encoded by the exons ATGGACCCTGAGCCAGAAGTGGTCCATCGTGGATCACAGTGCAACATAAGATGTTTACATCGTTCATTAG GTGTTCAGGTAAAGCCTCAGATGGTGGATGTGGGGACTCAAACCGAAAGGTTTGAGCATCGCAGATCAACTCCACTGGCCAGTCCTGAAAAAAGTGATGATGAATGGTCATTTTCTGATATTGTCAACCATTCTGGTGATATGTCATGGAGTCCAGGGGAGGAGATGTTGAGAGAGTCCTCTGAGGAGGAACCAGAAGAGCTGGAATCTCTCAGTGACCCAaa tgcTGTTGACAAGTTCATTGTTTGCCAGAGGCAGTTGCTGTCCTTGTTCACAGTTTGCCCTACATGCTGtggggaaacccagggacacataATGCACCCGGAAGGAACTTTCATAAAAGTCAAGCAG GCCTGCGGAACTTGTGGCTATGAGCGTTACTGGCAAAACCAAGAGAAGGTGCATCGAAACATGCCTGCCTGCAACCTTTTACTCAGCGGTGCCATCCACTTCTCAGGTTGCATGGCTACTCAGACAATCAGGATGCTGAAGCTGTTTGGACTTCAGTGCATAAGTCCCGGCACTTTTTTCCGCCATCAGCGCTATTACACTATCCCTACCATCATGTAG